One Lacticaseibacillus rhamnosus genomic window carries:
- the mnmE gene encoding tRNA uridine-5-carboxymethylaminomethyl(34) synthesis GTPase MnmE: protein MATSITAYDTIAAISTPPGEGAISIVRLSGETAVATANKVFKGKDLTQVKSHTIHYGHIVDPETGDLIDEVMVSVMLAPKTFTREDVVEINCHGGIVATNRILQLLLGEGARMAEPGEFTKRAFLNGRIDLTEAESVMDLIRAKTDRAMQVAVNQLDGNLHHLIKQLRQEILEVLAQVEVNIDYPEYDTDEMTTKMLLEKAQTVKKAIEQLLTTASQGKVLREGLATAIVGRPNVGKSSLLNHMLHEEKAIVTDVAGTTRDVLEEYVNVRGVPLKLVDTAGIHDTTDKVEKIGVERSRQAITQADLILLVLDQSEPLTTEDKQLLAATADKKRIIVLNKQDLPARLDTAALLQLVDADEIIKTAIPTSDGMDALDERIAKLFFGGIENSQGTVMVSNARQIGLLRQASKSLDAVMAGIHAGMPIDLVQIDMTAAWDKLGEITGESAPDELITQLFSQFCLGK from the coding sequence ATGGCGACATCTATTACGGCTTATGACACAATTGCAGCCATCTCGACACCACCTGGCGAAGGGGCGATTAGTATTGTTCGTTTAAGTGGCGAAACGGCTGTTGCCACTGCCAATAAGGTTTTTAAAGGCAAAGATCTCACCCAAGTTAAAAGTCATACCATTCATTACGGTCATATTGTCGATCCCGAAACCGGTGATTTGATTGATGAAGTCATGGTCAGCGTTATGCTGGCACCAAAGACGTTCACGCGTGAAGATGTTGTGGAAATTAACTGTCATGGCGGGATCGTGGCGACCAATCGGATTTTGCAGTTGTTGCTTGGCGAAGGGGCGCGTATGGCTGAGCCGGGGGAATTCACCAAGCGCGCCTTTTTAAATGGCCGCATTGATTTGACTGAAGCGGAATCGGTGATGGATCTGATCCGGGCAAAAACGGATCGCGCTATGCAGGTGGCTGTCAATCAGCTTGATGGGAACCTGCACCATTTAATCAAACAGCTGCGGCAGGAAATTCTTGAAGTGTTGGCTCAAGTCGAAGTTAATATCGACTATCCGGAGTACGATACGGACGAAATGACAACTAAAATGCTTTTGGAAAAGGCTCAAACCGTCAAAAAGGCGATCGAGCAGCTCCTAACCACTGCCAGCCAAGGAAAAGTGTTGCGTGAAGGCTTGGCCACTGCCATTGTCGGCCGGCCAAATGTTGGGAAAAGCTCGTTACTGAATCACATGTTGCACGAGGAAAAAGCGATTGTGACCGATGTTGCCGGAACGACGCGCGATGTCCTTGAAGAATACGTCAATGTTCGCGGGGTCCCGTTGAAGCTCGTTGACACAGCTGGGATTCACGACACCACCGATAAAGTCGAAAAAATCGGCGTGGAACGTTCTCGGCAGGCCATTACGCAGGCAGATCTGATTTTACTGGTTTTGGATCAAAGCGAGCCGCTGACAACGGAAGACAAGCAGCTGCTTGCGGCAACGGCTGATAAGAAACGGATCATCGTGTTGAACAAACAGGATTTGCCTGCGCGTTTAGACACGGCGGCGTTGCTGCAATTGGTTGATGCCGATGAAATCATCAAAACCGCCATTCCAACTAGTGATGGCATGGATGCACTGGATGAGCGAATTGCCAAACTCTTCTTTGGCGGCATTGAAAATAGTCAGGGAACAGTCATGGTCTCCAACGCGCGCCAAATCGGCTTATTGCGGCAAGCTAGCAAAAGCCTGGATGCGGTCATGGCCGGGATTCATGCCGGGATGCCAATTGATTTGGTGCAAATTGATATGACCGCGGCATGGGACAAGCTTGGCGAAATTACCGGCGAAAGTGCCCCAGATGAATTAATTACCCAACTATTCAGTCAGTTCTGTCTGGGTAAGTAG
- the rnpA gene encoding ribonuclease P protein component has protein sequence MRKSYRIKKEVEFQNVFDHGDSVANRNFVIYHMKRDQPHFRVGISVGKKVGHTAVMRNQIKRYIRQSLLELKPEIDPQTDFLVIARKSANQLDMAETKKNLIHVMRLAGILNEDIEVI, from the coding sequence TTGCGCAAGTCATATCGGATCAAAAAAGAAGTTGAATTTCAAAATGTGTTTGACCATGGTGATTCGGTTGCCAATCGTAATTTTGTGATCTATCACATGAAACGCGATCAACCGCATTTTCGGGTGGGCATCTCTGTAGGCAAAAAAGTCGGCCACACTGCCGTCATGCGTAATCAGATAAAACGCTATATTCGCCAGAGTCTGTTGGAGCTAAAGCCTGAGATTGATCCCCAGACTGATTTTTTGGTTATCGCGCGTAAGTCCGCTAATCAGCTTGATATGGCTGAGACAAAGAAGAACCTGATTCATGTCATGCGGTTGGCGGGCATCCTGAACGAAGATATCGAGGTCATTTGA
- a CDS encoding ATP-binding cassette domain-containing protein has protein sequence MNTYRKINLRWVSHQLPALLKVKLVCFALASAFQQLLSGLVLGQLVELDFSDNLKLAEFIFFAVGSFAITAVAEYYFVKAGQRAIRLLNQALKKDYFDDALSKSLSESSEVSDVINRVDGVAKQVEQSYFESLLTVLQSSITLIGSVIVLLKLNFVLSLIYLLFSLISLLPSAFGRNKLTRQTEKWTHANADLMLIIKDLFRGRFDIINFGAGPAFYARFNNKLNLEEAEYERMNTYQYWIQFVSWSFAIFAYLSPIFIGIIFLRNGWFGVTKGIIVTLTLTADSVISGIRQLTQIQTKIVSTEKLRRVPIVKNVFLTPNAKESQPAAKDPKTLAINNLSVQRDQHVIFNHLNLTLAPGEKIIVTGPSGIGKSTLLKTITGRIKPTNGSIRFQGRPITTGDFVLVSQDVWLFNATLRENITLYQNYSDETLHHILNLVGLDRELGSNALETHIRDNGSNLSGGQAQRIAIARGLLRQSPIFLFDEISANLDDANAYKIRKLMYSLPSIVIEVAHHYDSALAKENGIHVKKNLLGASLTS, from the coding sequence ATGAATACATACAGAAAAATCAATTTGCGTTGGGTGTCGCATCAATTACCCGCCTTATTAAAAGTCAAACTTGTTTGCTTTGCGCTTGCTAGTGCCTTCCAGCAACTCTTGTCAGGCTTGGTTTTGGGCCAGCTTGTTGAACTTGACTTTTCGGATAACCTGAAGCTAGCTGAATTCATTTTCTTTGCTGTTGGTTCCTTTGCGATCACTGCCGTTGCCGAATATTACTTTGTCAAAGCCGGACAACGAGCCATTAGGTTACTTAACCAAGCACTAAAGAAGGACTATTTTGATGATGCCCTCTCGAAGTCACTTTCCGAGTCATCTGAAGTATCCGACGTCATTAACCGTGTTGACGGTGTAGCCAAACAAGTTGAACAAAGCTACTTTGAGTCGTTGCTAACAGTCCTTCAAAGCAGTATTACTTTAATTGGATCGGTGATTGTCCTACTCAAACTTAATTTCGTTTTAAGTTTAATTTATCTACTGTTTTCATTAATATCGCTATTGCCAAGCGCTTTTGGCAGAAATAAACTGACGCGCCAAACCGAGAAATGGACACATGCCAATGCTGATTTGATGCTCATCATTAAGGATTTATTTCGCGGCAGATTTGACATCATTAATTTTGGGGCCGGACCCGCCTTTTATGCTCGCTTTAACAACAAGCTTAACCTTGAAGAAGCTGAGTATGAACGAATGAACACGTACCAGTATTGGATTCAGTTTGTGTCATGGTCGTTTGCCATTTTTGCTTATTTATCCCCTATCTTTATTGGCATTATCTTTTTAAGAAATGGGTGGTTTGGGGTCACTAAAGGCATTATTGTGACGTTAACTTTAACCGCAGACTCCGTAATCAGTGGTATTCGCCAACTCACGCAGATTCAAACCAAGATTGTCAGCACTGAAAAGTTACGACGCGTGCCTATTGTCAAAAATGTCTTTCTTACGCCTAACGCCAAGGAATCTCAGCCCGCCGCCAAAGATCCGAAAACATTAGCAATTAATAACTTATCGGTTCAGCGTGACCAGCACGTTATATTCAACCATCTAAACCTAACTCTGGCTCCAGGTGAAAAAATCATTGTAACCGGTCCCTCTGGTATTGGTAAATCGACACTGTTAAAGACCATTACCGGAAGAATAAAACCGACAAACGGCTCGATTCGCTTCCAGGGGCGCCCGATTACTACAGGTGATTTTGTTCTGGTTTCCCAAGATGTATGGTTGTTTAATGCAACTTTGCGTGAAAATATTACGTTGTATCAAAATTACTCGGATGAAACGCTTCATCATATTTTGAATTTAGTCGGCTTAGATCGCGAACTAGGTAGCAATGCGTTGGAAACACACATCCGCGACAATGGCTCCAATTTGTCAGGCGGGCAGGCGCAAAGAATCGCGATTGCTCGAGGATTATTAAGACAAAGCCCCATCTTCTTATTCGATGAAATTTCTGCAAACCTAGATGATGCGAATGCTTATAAGATCAGAAAATTAATGTACTCACTCCCTTCAATTGTCATCGAAGTCGCTCACCATTACGATAGCGCGTTAGCCAAAGAAAACGGGATTCACGTAAAGAAGAACTTACTGGGTGCATCGCTTACTAGCTAA
- a CDS encoding threonine/serine exporter family protein, giving the protein MRLLVEFIVSVLSSIGFGVITNIPKRALLPAGITGGVSWCAYWLISLQDHSLVLPNFTATVVIGLLGNYFAIRHRVPVNTIYIPSLVSLVPGGIAYLGARSFTMGKAASAAQQIYNVILIAMALAVGFVVAEVIFKAMRPFLIRFIAKLPKVQTKSRRGKSA; this is encoded by the coding sequence GTGCGATTATTGGTTGAGTTTATCGTGAGTGTTTTATCAAGCATTGGTTTTGGCGTGATCACCAATATTCCTAAACGGGCATTGCTACCGGCAGGCATTACGGGTGGCGTGTCGTGGTGTGCGTATTGGCTGATTAGTCTTCAGGATCATAGCCTAGTGTTGCCTAACTTTACCGCAACGGTGGTGATTGGCTTGTTAGGTAATTATTTTGCCATCCGTCATCGGGTGCCGGTCAATACCATTTACATACCAAGCTTAGTCTCACTTGTCCCAGGCGGCATTGCGTATCTAGGCGCGCGTAGTTTTACCATGGGAAAAGCCGCGAGTGCAGCCCAGCAGATTTATAATGTCATCTTGATTGCCATGGCCTTGGCAGTCGGGTTTGTCGTGGCGGAGGTTATTTTCAAAGCCATGCGCCCATTTTTGATTCGTTTCATTGCTAAGTTACCTAAAGTTCAGACAAAATCACGGAGGGGAAAATCAGCATGA
- the mnmG gene encoding tRNA uridine-5-carboxymethylaminomethyl(34) synthesis enzyme MnmG: MPEVKKFEAGTYDVIVVGAGHAGCEAALAAARMGEKTLLLTISLEMLAFMPCNPSLGGPAKGIVVREIDALGGEMGKNIDRTYIQMRMLNTGKGPAVRALRAQADKAAYHRSMKHVIEDTPHLDLRQGLATEVLVEDGKAVGIVAATGAIYRAKSIVLTAGTSSRGKIIIGELMYSSGPNNSLPSIKLSENLEQLGFKLRRFKTGTPPRVNGNTIDFSKTEEQPGDKTPNHFSFTTPDSVYLKDQLSCWMTYTNATTHQIIRENLDRAPMFSGVIKGVGPRYCPSIEDKIVRFADKPRHQLFLEPEGRDTSEYYVGDFSTSMPEEIQLKMLHSVAGLEHAELMRAGYAIEYDVIEPWQLKATLETKVVRNLYTAGQMNGTSGYEEAAGQGIVAGINAARRAQGKGPFTLKRSDAYIGVMIDDLVTKGTNEPYRLLTSRAEYRLLLRHDNADLRLTPMGHELGLISDQRYADFLAKRQAITDELARLEHTRLKPKDVNPWLEAHHFAPLKDGVLASDFLKRPEINYQTLAQFLPETPTLDHRVIEQVEIQIKYAGYIAKEEASVAKLKRLEGKKIPARIDYEAINGLATEARQKLVKIQPETIAQASRISGVNPADVAILSVYIEQGRISKVAQ, encoded by the coding sequence ATGCCTGAAGTAAAGAAATTTGAAGCCGGCACTTATGATGTCATCGTTGTCGGTGCTGGTCACGCTGGTTGTGAAGCGGCCTTGGCTGCAGCACGCATGGGCGAAAAGACATTATTACTGACGATCAGCCTGGAAATGTTGGCATTTATGCCATGTAATCCCAGCTTAGGCGGTCCGGCCAAAGGAATTGTGGTCCGTGAAATTGATGCCCTCGGCGGTGAAATGGGGAAGAATATTGATCGGACCTACATCCAGATGCGCATGCTCAACACGGGTAAAGGTCCGGCAGTGCGCGCATTACGTGCCCAAGCAGATAAAGCGGCCTATCACCGCAGTATGAAACACGTCATTGAAGATACGCCGCATTTGGACTTACGGCAGGGACTCGCTACCGAAGTGCTGGTCGAAGATGGTAAGGCAGTCGGCATCGTGGCTGCTACCGGGGCCATTTATCGCGCCAAGAGTATTGTGCTAACAGCTGGCACCAGTTCCCGCGGTAAAATTATTATCGGCGAACTCATGTATAGTTCCGGCCCTAACAATAGTCTGCCAAGCATTAAGCTCTCTGAAAATCTGGAGCAGCTGGGCTTTAAGCTGCGCCGCTTCAAAACCGGAACTCCGCCGCGTGTTAATGGCAATACGATTGACTTTTCCAAAACCGAAGAACAACCAGGCGATAAAACACCGAATCATTTTAGTTTTACAACGCCGGATTCGGTTTATCTCAAAGATCAGTTGAGTTGTTGGATGACGTACACCAACGCGACGACTCATCAGATTATTCGGGAGAATCTGGATCGCGCGCCGATGTTTTCCGGCGTGATTAAGGGAGTCGGGCCGCGTTACTGTCCATCCATTGAAGATAAAATTGTTCGCTTTGCTGATAAGCCGCGGCATCAATTATTCTTGGAACCTGAAGGCCGCGACACCTCGGAATATTATGTGGGGGACTTTTCAACGTCCATGCCTGAGGAAATCCAGTTGAAAATGCTGCACAGTGTGGCGGGATTGGAACATGCCGAACTCATGCGCGCTGGTTATGCCATCGAGTATGATGTTATCGAGCCATGGCAGTTGAAGGCAACGTTGGAAACTAAGGTTGTGCGGAATTTGTATACCGCCGGACAAATGAACGGTACCAGTGGTTATGAAGAAGCTGCCGGGCAGGGAATTGTGGCCGGGATTAATGCTGCCCGCCGCGCTCAAGGCAAAGGACCCTTCACGTTGAAGCGTTCAGATGCTTATATTGGCGTGATGATAGATGATCTCGTGACAAAAGGAACGAATGAACCTTATCGTTTGTTAACCAGTCGCGCCGAGTATCGGTTGTTACTGCGTCATGACAATGCGGATCTGCGCTTAACGCCAATGGGACATGAACTTGGCCTGATTAGTGATCAACGCTATGCAGACTTTTTGGCTAAGCGTCAAGCCATTACCGATGAATTAGCACGCCTTGAGCACACCCGCCTGAAGCCCAAGGATGTCAACCCGTGGCTTGAGGCTCATCATTTTGCCCCACTTAAAGATGGGGTCTTAGCCAGTGACTTCTTGAAGCGTCCGGAAATCAATTATCAGACGCTAGCGCAGTTCTTACCGGAAACCCCAACCTTGGATCATCGGGTGATTGAACAGGTTGAGATCCAGATCAAATACGCCGGCTACATCGCCAAAGAAGAAGCTAGTGTGGCCAAGTTGAAACGGCTTGAAGGCAAAAAGATTCCGGCGCGCATCGACTACGAAGCGATCAATGGCTTAGCAACCGAGGCACGGCAAAAGCTGGTTAAGATTCAACCGGAAACCATTGCCCAAGCAAGCCGAATCAGTGGTGTCAATCCGGCTGATGTCGCTATTTTGTCCGTGTATATTGAACAGGGACGAATTAGTAAGGTGGCACAGTAA
- a CDS encoding threonine/serine exporter family protein, producing MSQPDTEEILEVCGKVGEIMLNAGAETSRIETTVEYIGHAAGAKVACYATITAVFVSLENESRTRLIKSSLGGFNLQKVDELNQLSREFVAHQITFDALKQEVARIERQVINFPWWARILGAGWVSVAPMLLFKATNGDLAWAFFVGIFGYLAAELVARKTTTPYFKEATGAFVVAILAELLANIGWGASSGNIIISALMPLVPGVAITNAIREILSRQIISGIVRTVDAVFVAGAIGSGVVIAIVLTQVVGGR from the coding sequence ATGAGCCAGCCTGATACAGAGGAAATCTTAGAGGTATGCGGCAAGGTCGGGGAGATCATGCTCAATGCGGGCGCGGAAACGTCCCGCATTGAGACGACGGTTGAATATATTGGCCATGCTGCCGGTGCCAAGGTGGCTTGTTATGCAACTATTACAGCTGTTTTTGTCAGTTTGGAGAATGAAAGCCGCACGCGATTGATCAAATCCTCTTTGGGTGGGTTTAATTTACAGAAAGTCGATGAATTGAATCAGCTTTCCCGTGAGTTTGTGGCGCATCAGATTACGTTTGATGCCCTGAAACAAGAAGTGGCCCGGATTGAGCGGCAAGTGATCAATTTTCCTTGGTGGGCGCGGATACTTGGCGCTGGCTGGGTGTCGGTGGCGCCGATGCTGCTTTTTAAAGCGACCAATGGCGACTTGGCTTGGGCTTTTTTTGTCGGGATCTTTGGTTATCTTGCGGCTGAGTTGGTTGCCCGGAAAACGACGACGCCTTATTTTAAAGAAGCAACAGGTGCGTTTGTGGTGGCCATTTTAGCGGAGTTGCTGGCTAATATTGGCTGGGGTGCCAGTTCGGGGAACATTATTATCAGTGCCTTGATGCCGTTGGTGCCGGGGGTGGCGATTACCAATGCGATTCGGGAAATCTTGTCGCGTCAGATTATTAGCGGCATTGTCCGAACAGTTGATGCGGTTTTTGTTGCCGGGGCGATTGGTTCTGGCGTTGTCATTGCCATTGTGTTGACCCAAGTCGTAGGGGGACGGTAA
- the yidC gene encoding membrane protein insertase YidC — MKNRQFKRLLVIVSMLSLVFLLTACGTAPVSENSTGFWDRYVVYTAGQFVIWLANLFGGNPGVGIIAFTLIIRILIFPLSYLSIKSMAKQQEIAPQLKELQKKYSSKDTETQTKLRDETQKLYASAGVNPVMGCLPIVIQMPFLIALYQAILRTSSLQSGTFLWMNLSQPDPLWIMQILATLFTLGTSILSMMAQPTRNSSSWVMMIISPAMIFVFSVTLPSALAIYWVVTNAFSMVQQLLIQNPFKIRREREEKARAEKEKERALRKAYKKATKRRK, encoded by the coding sequence GTGAAAAATCGTCAATTCAAACGCCTGCTCGTCATTGTGAGCATGCTGAGTCTAGTCTTTCTTCTGACTGCCTGTGGAACGGCGCCGGTGTCAGAAAACAGTACCGGATTCTGGGATCGCTATGTGGTTTATACTGCCGGTCAATTTGTTATCTGGCTGGCCAATTTGTTTGGCGGAAATCCTGGTGTCGGGATCATCGCCTTTACCTTAATTATCCGGATTTTGATTTTCCCGTTGAGCTATCTGTCCATCAAGAGCATGGCCAAGCAGCAGGAAATCGCCCCGCAGTTAAAAGAACTACAGAAAAAATACAGTTCAAAAGACACCGAAACCCAAACCAAACTCCGCGACGAGACGCAAAAGCTTTATGCATCAGCTGGCGTTAACCCGGTGATGGGCTGTTTGCCGATTGTGATCCAGATGCCGTTCCTGATCGCACTATATCAAGCGATTTTACGAACTTCTTCATTGCAATCCGGGACTTTTCTATGGATGAACCTGTCACAACCTGACCCATTGTGGATTATGCAGATTCTGGCAACCTTATTTACGTTGGGAACCAGTATTTTATCGATGATGGCCCAACCGACCCGCAATTCAAGCAGCTGGGTGATGATGATCATTTCACCGGCTATGATTTTTGTATTCTCCGTTACCTTACCAAGTGCGCTGGCCATTTATTGGGTTGTTACCAACGCCTTTTCAATGGTTCAGCAATTGTTGATTCAAAATCCATTTAAGATTCGGCGCGAACGTGAAGAAAAAGCACGGGCCGAGAAGGAAAAAGAACGCGCACTTAGAAAAGCGTATAAAAAAGCGACCAAACGGCGTAAATAA
- the jag gene encoding RNA-binding cell elongation regulator Jag/EloR, with product MPTFQGSTIQRAIEAGLKQLGLPRDAVSVQVVQENKNGFLGFMRKPAIVNLKPLEPPADPAPDPKAKEPATGKSSAGKLAVALTDSAGKKIASAFNDITTKKRDNQTALAMVQSYLEDITSGMGIKTQVSSERQGNTVTFQLKTDEEGLLIGKHGKIINAIQYLAQTEFNHYGKSKWTIMLDVGDYRERRQATVTRLAERTAREVLATGKAIYLDPMPSFERKAIHTTLADNQYVDTHSEGVDPRRYVVVTPKRP from the coding sequence ATGCCAACCTTTCAAGGCAGTACGATTCAAAGAGCCATTGAGGCCGGACTCAAGCAACTGGGCTTACCGCGTGATGCCGTGAGCGTCCAAGTGGTTCAGGAAAATAAGAATGGCTTCCTTGGATTCATGCGCAAGCCAGCGATTGTTAACTTGAAACCACTCGAACCACCGGCAGATCCCGCGCCTGATCCTAAAGCAAAAGAACCTGCCACCGGGAAATCAAGCGCCGGCAAACTGGCGGTAGCGTTAACTGATAGCGCCGGTAAAAAGATTGCCAGCGCATTTAACGACATCACCACTAAAAAGCGCGATAATCAAACGGCGCTGGCGATGGTACAAAGTTATTTGGAAGATATTACTAGCGGCATGGGCATCAAAACCCAAGTCAGCAGCGAGCGCCAAGGTAATACCGTTACCTTCCAACTCAAAACCGATGAGGAAGGCTTGCTAATCGGCAAACATGGCAAGATTATCAATGCGATTCAATACTTAGCGCAAACCGAGTTTAACCATTATGGTAAAAGCAAGTGGACCATCATGCTGGACGTCGGCGACTATCGCGAACGCCGCCAAGCAACCGTGACCCGCTTAGCTGAACGAACCGCGCGCGAAGTTCTGGCAACCGGCAAAGCCATTTACTTAGACCCAATGCCATCGTTTGAACGCAAGGCGATCCATACAACACTGGCGGACAATCAATACGTCGACACCCATTCCGAAGGCGTCGATCCCCGGCGCTATGTCGTCGTCACCCCCAAACGCCCATAA